The following are encoded together in the Candidatus Hinthialibacter antarcticus genome:
- a CDS encoding peroxiredoxin, with amino-acid sequence MSIQIGQPAPDFCVKALVGKEFKDLKLSDYKGKWACLFFYPLDFTFVCPTEIIEFSDRSGEFKNRNCEVIGGSTDSEFSHLGWCNSHPGLKDLKIPLIADYKKEVSRSYGILKHDMGVAFRGTFIIDPDGLIRWICVNDLPVGRNIDEVLRVLDALQTGELTPCQWKKGDDVLKP; translated from the coding sequence ATGAGTATACAAATTGGACAGCCAGCGCCTGACTTTTGCGTTAAAGCCCTGGTTGGCAAAGAATTCAAAGATTTGAAACTTAGCGATTACAAAGGGAAATGGGCTTGCCTGTTTTTCTATCCCCTCGATTTCACCTTTGTTTGCCCAACTGAAATCATTGAATTCAGCGACCGCAGCGGTGAATTTAAAAATCGCAATTGTGAAGTGATCGGCGGCAGCACCGATAGCGAATTTTCACACTTGGGTTGGTGTAATTCCCACCCGGGTTTGAAAGACTTAAAAATCCCTCTCATTGCCGATTATAAAAAAGAAGTCTCTCGCTCGTATGGCATCTTAAAGCATGATATGGGCGTCGCATTCCGCGGCACGTTTATCATTGATCCCGATGGGTTGATTCGTTGGATTTGCGTCAACGACTTGCCGGTTGGGCGGAATATTGACGAAGTATTGCGTGTTCTCGACGCTCTACAAACCGGTGAACTCACACCCTGCCAGTGGAAAAAAGGCGACGACGTACTAAAGCCTTAA
- a CDS encoding sulfite exporter TauE/SafE family protein: MEYQYVPLVFAVGLIAGIINTLAGGGSLLTLPVLLFLGLPSPLANGTNRIAIWIQCVTAVARFRKSGVSDVKLCVWVSLPAVVGAILGAQVAVDIPDSVFRTLFAVIMLVVVAFIVWNPKPKSKTVQRYSPGRMVLIGVVFFLVGIYGGVFQAGVGYFLTAAFVLLCGLDLVSTASAKSLVVAIYTTFAMAVFIWNGQVDWFTAFILSLGNGLGGWIGGSIAVSKGEQWIRWALIVTVVAMAMKMLGIFSIFS, translated from the coding sequence TTGGAATATCAATATGTCCCTCTCGTGTTCGCCGTCGGTTTGATCGCGGGAATCATCAACACGCTTGCGGGAGGCGGTTCGTTATTGACGCTGCCGGTGTTGCTTTTTCTCGGATTGCCTTCCCCGCTTGCCAACGGGACCAACCGCATCGCCATTTGGATTCAATGCGTCACCGCTGTTGCCCGGTTTCGTAAAAGCGGCGTCAGCGACGTGAAATTATGCGTATGGGTTTCGCTTCCCGCTGTTGTTGGCGCAATCTTGGGCGCTCAGGTAGCGGTTGATATTCCTGATTCTGTTTTTCGGACCCTGTTCGCCGTCATCATGCTGGTTGTCGTGGCATTTATTGTTTGGAACCCCAAACCAAAAAGCAAAACCGTACAAAGATACTCGCCAGGACGAATGGTTTTGATCGGAGTGGTCTTTTTTCTTGTTGGCATCTATGGCGGCGTCTTTCAGGCGGGAGTCGGTTACTTTTTGACGGCGGCGTTTGTTTTGCTCTGTGGTCTTGATTTGGTGTCTACGGCAAGCGCAAAATCGCTTGTGGTTGCCATCTACACGACATTTGCGATGGCAGTGTTTATCTGGAACGGTCAAGTGGATTGGTTCACGGCATTTATCTTGTCGCTAGGCAATGGCCTTGGTGGGTGGATCGGCGGTAGTATTGCCGTCTCGAAGGGCGAGCAATGGATTCGTTGGGCGCTCATCGTCACCGTGGTCGCAATGGCCATGAAGA
- a CDS encoding M24 family metallopeptidase: MDLFPNRKQEFDEKLERTRKMMRDKNIHNLLITEAHHFSWLTCGGENFVFLARSGGAAPLLITQSKVYLAADNIEAMRLFPEEIEGLPIDDGHHLWYITPEEIETHYQKLNPGPVVKDVEIENDLKQLHTPLCTDEIERYRWLGAKAEESIRNACIRAERGMSEYEIGALLAKECFDREIWPVLILVAGDERALNYRHPLPTENPVNHQFILVLCARRYGLIANVSRIVSFEGVDEIMRNKHKAVCRIDAALNISSKPGASYGDVLKKGIAEYEEHGFEHEWQLHHQGGPTGYLGRYFKAIPTTTETVQNNQAVAWNPSISGTKCEDTVLITESGPEILTKPIDWPVIKVDFDGQTLNRSDILIRE, from the coding sequence ATGGACTTGTTCCCCAACCGCAAGCAAGAATTCGACGAAAAATTAGAGCGCACGCGAAAGATGATGCGCGACAAAAATATCCACAACCTGCTCATCACCGAAGCGCACCACTTCTCATGGCTAACCTGCGGGGGAGAGAATTTTGTTTTCCTGGCCCGTTCCGGCGGCGCTGCGCCATTACTCATCACGCAAAGCAAAGTCTATCTGGCGGCGGACAACATCGAAGCGATGCGGCTGTTTCCCGAAGAAATTGAGGGATTGCCGATTGATGACGGACATCACCTTTGGTACATAACGCCAGAGGAAATCGAAACGCACTATCAAAAGCTTAACCCCGGCCCCGTTGTGAAAGATGTTGAGATAGAAAACGACTTGAAGCAACTCCACACGCCGCTATGCACGGACGAAATTGAACGCTACCGCTGGTTGGGCGCAAAAGCCGAAGAATCAATCCGCAACGCCTGCATTCGCGCAGAGCGGGGCATGTCGGAATATGAAATTGGCGCCTTGCTCGCGAAGGAATGCTTTGACCGCGAAATTTGGCCGGTTCTGATTCTCGTTGCGGGCGATGAACGCGCGTTAAATTATCGCCACCCATTACCGACTGAAAACCCCGTCAACCATCAATTCATACTGGTTCTATGCGCAAGACGATACGGCCTGATTGCGAACGTATCCCGCATTGTCAGTTTTGAAGGCGTTGATGAAATTATGCGTAATAAACACAAAGCGGTTTGCCGTATTGACGCTGCATTGAACATTTCCTCCAAACCTGGCGCCTCGTATGGCGACGTCTTAAAAAAAGGCATCGCTGAATATGAAGAACACGGGTTTGAGCATGAATGGCAATTGCACCATCAAGGCGGCCCGACTGGATATTTAGGGCGCTATTTTAAGGCGATTCCCACCACAACAGAAACCGTGCAAAATAACCAGGCGGTCGCATGGAACCCGTCGATCTCAGGTACGAAGTGCGAAGATACAGTCCTCATCACCGAAAGCGGGCCGGAAATCCTTACCAAGCCAATTGATTGGCCTGTGATCAAAGTCGATTTTGACGGCCAGACCCTAAACCGGAGCGATATTTTAATCCGTGAGTAA
- a CDS encoding DUF393 domain-containing protein has protein sequence MIWQRDEIYVIYDGECRFCCACVKVFQRLDWTRCFLFVDASDWGRIQKEFPALASFESAEALCVLENNTVHWGFFAVRRMLWKTPLLWPVLVVAYVPGAQWLGPGCYSWFAKNRYRIGCNGSSCK, from the coding sequence ATGATCTGGCAGCGTGATGAAATTTATGTGATTTATGATGGAGAGTGCCGCTTTTGTTGCGCCTGCGTCAAGGTATTTCAACGGCTGGATTGGACGCGTTGTTTTCTATTTGTTGATGCAAGCGATTGGGGGCGTATACAAAAAGAATTTCCTGCTCTCGCTTCGTTTGAATCAGCCGAAGCGCTGTGCGTATTAGAAAACAACACGGTGCATTGGGGGTTCTTCGCTGTCCGGCGGATGCTGTGGAAAACGCCTCTACTCTGGCCAGTTCTTGTTGTTGCTTATGTTCCCGGGGCGCAATGGTTGGGGCCGGGATGTTATTCTTGGTTTGCGAAAAACCGATATCGAATAGGGTGTAATGGCTCTTCATGTAAATAG